From the Macaca nemestrina isolate mMacNem1 chromosome 7, mMacNem.hap1, whole genome shotgun sequence genome, one window contains:
- the LOC139355399 gene encoding golgin subfamily A member 6C-like isoform X7, which translates to MPSLLKEYQQRSSPGVPARAKMKKKTTGSSSETTTSGGCHSPGDSRYQELEVALDSSSATINQLNENIESLKQQKEQVEHQLEEEKKANNDIHKAQTEQLETINILTLEKADLKTTLYHTKRAARHFEEESKDLAGRLQSSLQRIQELERALSAVCTQQWEEDRSSSRSEAVLQRQLRQTIKERALLNAHVTQVTESMKQVQLQRDEYAQHIKGERARWQERMRKMSVEARTLKEEKMRDTYRIQELERTLSELKHQIAEPSSSAPPAGPSEVEQLQDEAKHLRKEVESLVEKLQFQVENNQALSLLSKEQKERLQEQEERLRQQEERRLWEQNERLREQEEWTLQEQESLREQKERLRDQGERLRKQEERLRKQEGRLGKQEERLRKQEERLQKQEERLRKQEERLRKQEERLTLSQNHKLDKQLAEPQCSFEDLNNQDKSALQLEQRVKELQEKLSEVKEMEHLEAASQWNQQLEAHLSLMALPGEGDEGGHLDSEEEEAPRPMPHIPEDLECQEAMSSFMDLPKEKADRKEQVERLELGFIQLSGATEGMRDYISEYESQGAVPNTRHQEKEDVMGLAQNEEMKVKLLELQKLVLPLVCNHEGHDKLPPAAQNRGDEPAPGAPAPQELGAAEEQGDLCEVSLAHSVEPAAGEAREGPPLGNPTAEKIVQLLPVMQDTQEHPGLASKPCVPFFYRAAANREINIVII; encoded by the exons CTAAAAGAATATCAGCAGAGGAGCAGCCCTGGTGTTCCGGCAAGAgcgaagatgaaaaagaaaactactggcAGTAGCTCTGAGACAACCACTTCTGGTGGTTGCCACTCACCTGGGGAT AGCCGGTACCAAGAACTGGAAGTAGCCCTGGACTCAAGCTCCGCAACAATCAATCAACTCAATGAAAACATAGAATCATTG AAACAACAGAAGGAACAAGTGGAACATCAGCTGGAAGAA gaaaagaaagcaaacaatgaCATACACAAAGCACAGACGGAGCAGCTAGAG ACAATCAACATCCTCACATTGGAAAAGGCAGACTTGAAGACCACCCTTTACCATACTAAACGTGCCGCCAGACACTTCGAAG AAGAGTCCAAGGATCTGGCCGGCCGCCTGCAATCCTCCTTACAGCGTATTCAAGAATTGGAGCGGGCTCTCTCTGCTGTGTGTACACAGCAGTGGGAAGAGGACAGG TCCTCGAGCCGCAGTGAAGCAGTCCTCCAGCGGCAGTTACGGCAGACCATAAAGGAGCGGGCGCTGCTGAACGCACACGTGACACAG GTGACAGAGTCAATGAAACAAGTCCAGCTGCAGAGAGACGAATATGCCCAACATATAAAAGGAGAGAGGGCCCGGTGGCAGGAGAGGATGCGGAAAATGTCGGTGGAG GCTCGCACGTTGAAGGAGGAGAAGATGCGTGACACATATCGGATACAGGAGCTGGAGAGGACCTTGTCCGAACTCAAACACCAGATAG CTGAGCCCTCATCCTCGGCGCCCCCAGCAGGGCCCTCTGAGGTGGAGCAGCTACAAGATGAGGCCAAACACCTGAGGAAGGAGGTGGAGAGTTTGGTGGAAAAACTGCAATTCCAGGTGGAAAACAACCAGGCCTTGAGTCTCCTGAGCAAGGAGCAAAAGGAGAGGCttcaggagcaggaggagaggctccggcagcaggaggagaggaggctgtGGGAGCAAAATGAGAGGCTTCGGGAGCAGGAGGAGTGGACGCTGCAGGAGCAGGAGAGTCTGCGTGAGCAAAAGGAGAGGCTTAGGGATCAGGGTGAGAGGCTGCGAAAGCAGGAAGAGAGACTGCGAAAGCAGGAAGGGAGACTgggaaagcaggaagagagactgcgaaagcaggaggagaggcttcaaaagcaggaagagaggCTGCGAAAGCAGGAGGAGAGGCTACGAAAGCAGGAGGAGAGGCTCACGCTTTCCCAGAACCACAAGCTCGACAAGCAGCTGGCCGAGCCACAGTGCAGCTTCGAGGATCTG AACAACCAGGACAAGAGCGCTCTGCAGTTGGAGCAGCGAGTAAAGGAGCTGCAGGAGAAGCTGAGTGAGGTGAAGGAGATG GAGCACCTAGAAGCTGCCAGCCAGTGGAACCAACAGCTAGAGGCCCACTTGAGCCTCATGGCTCTCCCTGGAGAAG GAGATGAAGGAGGACATCTAGACAGCGAGGAGGAGGAGGCACCTCGGCCCATGCCACACATCCCAGAGGACCTGGAGTGCCAGGAGGCCATG AGCAGCTTTATGGACCTCCCAAAGGAGAAGGCGGACAGGAAGGAGCAGGTGGAAAGACTAGAGCTTGGATTCATCCAGCTCTCTGGAGCGACAGAGGGCATGA GAGACTACATCAGCGAATATGAGAGCCAGGGGGCAGTGCCAAACACTCGGCACCAGGAGAAGGAGGACGTCATGGGTCTGGCTCAGAACGAGGAGATGAAG GTGAAGCTGCTGGAGCTGCAGAAGCTGGTGTTGCCGCTCGTGTGCAACCACGAGGGGCATGACAAATTGCCCCCCGCTGCCCAGAACCGTGGTGATGAGCCCGCTCCAGGGGCCCCAGCCCCCCAGGAGCTTGGGGCTGCGGAGGAGCAGGGTG ATCTTTGTGAGGTGAGCCTGGCCCACAGCGTGGAGCCTGCAGcgggagaggccagggagggtCCTCCCCTTGGCAACCCCACCGCAGAGAAGATCGTGCAGCTGCTTCCTGTAATGCAGGACACCCAGGAGCACCCAGGCTTGGCCAGCAAACCCTGCGTCCCTTTCTTTTACCGGGCGGCGGCGAACAGGGAGATCAACATCGTCATCATCTGA
- the LOC139355399 gene encoding golgin subfamily A member 6C-like isoform X1, which translates to MLAPGPPFPTTHPPTPEVQRNLVPAAVNPDVMIFLPTLFDVSELAAVFGQTCKSGPWGCRRKEAPGCESSRWTLALSGSEFLGKSVVLELWIHSSALRHCLWKPWDKLKEYQQRSSPGVPARAKMKKKTTGSSSETTTSGGCHSPGDSRYQELEVALDSSSATINQLNENIESLKQQKEQVEHQLEEEKKANNDIHKAQTEQLETINILTLEKADLKTTLYHTKRAARHFEEESKDLAGRLQSSLQRIQELERALSAVCTQQWEEDRSSSRSEAVLQRQLRQTIKERALLNAHVTQVTESMKQVQLQRDEYAQHIKGERARWQERMRKMSVEARTLKEEKMRDTYRIQELERTLSELKHQIAEPSSSAPPAGPSEVEQLQDEAKHLRKEVESLVEKLQFQVENNQALSLLSKEQKERLQEQEERLRQQEERRLWEQNERLREQEEWTLQEQESLREQKERLRDQGERLRKQEERLRKQEGRLGKQEERLRKQEERLQKQEERLRKQEERLRKQEERLTLSQNHKLDKQLAEPQCSFEDLNNQDKSALQLEQRVKELQEKLSEVKEMEHLEAASQWNQQLEAHLSLMALPGEGDEGGHLDSEEEEAPRPMPHIPEDLECQEAMSSFMDLPKEKADRKEQVERLELGFIQLSGATEGMRDYISEYESQGAVPNTRHQEKEDVMGLAQNEEMKVKLLELQKLVLPLVCNHEGHDKLPPAAQNRGDEPAPGAPAPQELGAAEEQGDLCEVSLAHSVEPAAGEAREGPPLGNPTAEKIVQLLPVMQDTQEHPGLASKPCVPFFYRAAANREINIVII; encoded by the exons ATGCTAGCCCCAGGGCCTCCCTTCCCTACTACTcatcccccaaccccag AAGTGCAAAGGAACCTGGTGCCAGCCGCAGTCAACCCCGATGTGATGATCTTTCTGCCCACCCTCTTTGATGTCTCGGAGCTGGCCGCTGTCTTTGGCCAG ACCTGCAAGTCCGGTCCTTGGGGGTGTAGGAGGAAAGAAGCCCCTGGCTGTGAGTCCTCGAGATGGACCCTGGCCCTCTCTGGTTCTGAGTTCCTGGGAAAGTCAGTGGTGTTGGAACTCTGGATTCATTCCTCAGCGTTGAGGCACTGTCTGTGGAAACCGTGGGACAAG CTAAAAGAATATCAGCAGAGGAGCAGCCCTGGTGTTCCGGCAAGAgcgaagatgaaaaagaaaactactggcAGTAGCTCTGAGACAACCACTTCTGGTGGTTGCCACTCACCTGGGGAT AGCCGGTACCAAGAACTGGAAGTAGCCCTGGACTCAAGCTCCGCAACAATCAATCAACTCAATGAAAACATAGAATCATTG AAACAACAGAAGGAACAAGTGGAACATCAGCTGGAAGAA gaaaagaaagcaaacaatgaCATACACAAAGCACAGACGGAGCAGCTAGAG ACAATCAACATCCTCACATTGGAAAAGGCAGACTTGAAGACCACCCTTTACCATACTAAACGTGCCGCCAGACACTTCGAAG AAGAGTCCAAGGATCTGGCCGGCCGCCTGCAATCCTCCTTACAGCGTATTCAAGAATTGGAGCGGGCTCTCTCTGCTGTGTGTACACAGCAGTGGGAAGAGGACAGG TCCTCGAGCCGCAGTGAAGCAGTCCTCCAGCGGCAGTTACGGCAGACCATAAAGGAGCGGGCGCTGCTGAACGCACACGTGACACAG GTGACAGAGTCAATGAAACAAGTCCAGCTGCAGAGAGACGAATATGCCCAACATATAAAAGGAGAGAGGGCCCGGTGGCAGGAGAGGATGCGGAAAATGTCGGTGGAG GCTCGCACGTTGAAGGAGGAGAAGATGCGTGACACATATCGGATACAGGAGCTGGAGAGGACCTTGTCCGAACTCAAACACCAGATAG CTGAGCCCTCATCCTCGGCGCCCCCAGCAGGGCCCTCTGAGGTGGAGCAGCTACAAGATGAGGCCAAACACCTGAGGAAGGAGGTGGAGAGTTTGGTGGAAAAACTGCAATTCCAGGTGGAAAACAACCAGGCCTTGAGTCTCCTGAGCAAGGAGCAAAAGGAGAGGCttcaggagcaggaggagaggctccggcagcaggaggagaggaggctgtGGGAGCAAAATGAGAGGCTTCGGGAGCAGGAGGAGTGGACGCTGCAGGAGCAGGAGAGTCTGCGTGAGCAAAAGGAGAGGCTTAGGGATCAGGGTGAGAGGCTGCGAAAGCAGGAAGAGAGACTGCGAAAGCAGGAAGGGAGACTgggaaagcaggaagagagactgcgaaagcaggaggagaggcttcaaaagcaggaagagaggCTGCGAAAGCAGGAGGAGAGGCTACGAAAGCAGGAGGAGAGGCTCACGCTTTCCCAGAACCACAAGCTCGACAAGCAGCTGGCCGAGCCACAGTGCAGCTTCGAGGATCTG AACAACCAGGACAAGAGCGCTCTGCAGTTGGAGCAGCGAGTAAAGGAGCTGCAGGAGAAGCTGAGTGAGGTGAAGGAGATG GAGCACCTAGAAGCTGCCAGCCAGTGGAACCAACAGCTAGAGGCCCACTTGAGCCTCATGGCTCTCCCTGGAGAAG GAGATGAAGGAGGACATCTAGACAGCGAGGAGGAGGAGGCACCTCGGCCCATGCCACACATCCCAGAGGACCTGGAGTGCCAGGAGGCCATG AGCAGCTTTATGGACCTCCCAAAGGAGAAGGCGGACAGGAAGGAGCAGGTGGAAAGACTAGAGCTTGGATTCATCCAGCTCTCTGGAGCGACAGAGGGCATGA GAGACTACATCAGCGAATATGAGAGCCAGGGGGCAGTGCCAAACACTCGGCACCAGGAGAAGGAGGACGTCATGGGTCTGGCTCAGAACGAGGAGATGAAG GTGAAGCTGCTGGAGCTGCAGAAGCTGGTGTTGCCGCTCGTGTGCAACCACGAGGGGCATGACAAATTGCCCCCCGCTGCCCAGAACCGTGGTGATGAGCCCGCTCCAGGGGCCCCAGCCCCCCAGGAGCTTGGGGCTGCGGAGGAGCAGGGTG ATCTTTGTGAGGTGAGCCTGGCCCACAGCGTGGAGCCTGCAGcgggagaggccagggagggtCCTCCCCTTGGCAACCCCACCGCAGAGAAGATCGTGCAGCTGCTTCCTGTAATGCAGGACACCCAGGAGCACCCAGGCTTGGCCAGCAAACCCTGCGTCCCTTTCTTTTACCGGGCGGCGGCGAACAGGGAGATCAACATCGTCATCATCTGA
- the LOC139355399 gene encoding golgin subfamily A member 6C-like isoform X6 — MWPQPCLPPHPAMLEETRERKLAAAKKKLKEYQQRSSPGVPARAKMKKKTTGSSSETTTSGGCHSPGDSRYQELEVALDSSSATINQLNENIESLKQQKEQVEHQLEEEKKANNDIHKAQTEQLETINILTLEKADLKTTLYHTKRAARHFEEESKDLAGRLQSSLQRIQELERALSAVCTQQWEEDRSSSRSEAVLQRQLRQTIKERALLNAHVTQVTESMKQVQLQRDEYAQHIKGERARWQERMRKMSVEARTLKEEKMRDTYRIQELERTLSELKHQIAEPSSSAPPAGPSEVEQLQDEAKHLRKEVESLVEKLQFQVENNQALSLLSKEQKERLQEQEERLRQQEERRLWEQNERLREQEEWTLQEQESLREQKERLRDQGERLRKQEERLRKQEGRLGKQEERLRKQEERLQKQEERLRKQEERLRKQEERLTLSQNHKLDKQLAEPQCSFEDLNNQDKSALQLEQRVKELQEKLSEVKEMEHLEAASQWNQQLEAHLSLMALPGEGDEGGHLDSEEEEAPRPMPHIPEDLECQEAMSSFMDLPKEKADRKEQVERLELGFIQLSGATEGMRDYISEYESQGAVPNTRHQEKEDVMGLAQNEEMKVKLLELQKLVLPLVCNHEGHDKLPPAAQNRGDEPAPGAPAPQELGAAEEQGDLCEVSLAHSVEPAAGEAREGPPLGNPTAEKIVQLLPVMQDTQEHPGLASKPCVPFFYRAAANREINIVII; from the exons ATGTGGCCCcaaccctgcctccctccccaccccgcgATGTTAGAAGAAACTCGAGAGCGCAAATTGGCAGCAgccaagaaaaag CTAAAAGAATATCAGCAGAGGAGCAGCCCTGGTGTTCCGGCAAGAgcgaagatgaaaaagaaaactactggcAGTAGCTCTGAGACAACCACTTCTGGTGGTTGCCACTCACCTGGGGAT AGCCGGTACCAAGAACTGGAAGTAGCCCTGGACTCAAGCTCCGCAACAATCAATCAACTCAATGAAAACATAGAATCATTG AAACAACAGAAGGAACAAGTGGAACATCAGCTGGAAGAA gaaaagaaagcaaacaatgaCATACACAAAGCACAGACGGAGCAGCTAGAG ACAATCAACATCCTCACATTGGAAAAGGCAGACTTGAAGACCACCCTTTACCATACTAAACGTGCCGCCAGACACTTCGAAG AAGAGTCCAAGGATCTGGCCGGCCGCCTGCAATCCTCCTTACAGCGTATTCAAGAATTGGAGCGGGCTCTCTCTGCTGTGTGTACACAGCAGTGGGAAGAGGACAGG TCCTCGAGCCGCAGTGAAGCAGTCCTCCAGCGGCAGTTACGGCAGACCATAAAGGAGCGGGCGCTGCTGAACGCACACGTGACACAG GTGACAGAGTCAATGAAACAAGTCCAGCTGCAGAGAGACGAATATGCCCAACATATAAAAGGAGAGAGGGCCCGGTGGCAGGAGAGGATGCGGAAAATGTCGGTGGAG GCTCGCACGTTGAAGGAGGAGAAGATGCGTGACACATATCGGATACAGGAGCTGGAGAGGACCTTGTCCGAACTCAAACACCAGATAG CTGAGCCCTCATCCTCGGCGCCCCCAGCAGGGCCCTCTGAGGTGGAGCAGCTACAAGATGAGGCCAAACACCTGAGGAAGGAGGTGGAGAGTTTGGTGGAAAAACTGCAATTCCAGGTGGAAAACAACCAGGCCTTGAGTCTCCTGAGCAAGGAGCAAAAGGAGAGGCttcaggagcaggaggagaggctccggcagcaggaggagaggaggctgtGGGAGCAAAATGAGAGGCTTCGGGAGCAGGAGGAGTGGACGCTGCAGGAGCAGGAGAGTCTGCGTGAGCAAAAGGAGAGGCTTAGGGATCAGGGTGAGAGGCTGCGAAAGCAGGAAGAGAGACTGCGAAAGCAGGAAGGGAGACTgggaaagcaggaagagagactgcgaaagcaggaggagaggcttcaaaagcaggaagagaggCTGCGAAAGCAGGAGGAGAGGCTACGAAAGCAGGAGGAGAGGCTCACGCTTTCCCAGAACCACAAGCTCGACAAGCAGCTGGCCGAGCCACAGTGCAGCTTCGAGGATCTG AACAACCAGGACAAGAGCGCTCTGCAGTTGGAGCAGCGAGTAAAGGAGCTGCAGGAGAAGCTGAGTGAGGTGAAGGAGATG GAGCACCTAGAAGCTGCCAGCCAGTGGAACCAACAGCTAGAGGCCCACTTGAGCCTCATGGCTCTCCCTGGAGAAG GAGATGAAGGAGGACATCTAGACAGCGAGGAGGAGGAGGCACCTCGGCCCATGCCACACATCCCAGAGGACCTGGAGTGCCAGGAGGCCATG AGCAGCTTTATGGACCTCCCAAAGGAGAAGGCGGACAGGAAGGAGCAGGTGGAAAGACTAGAGCTTGGATTCATCCAGCTCTCTGGAGCGACAGAGGGCATGA GAGACTACATCAGCGAATATGAGAGCCAGGGGGCAGTGCCAAACACTCGGCACCAGGAGAAGGAGGACGTCATGGGTCTGGCTCAGAACGAGGAGATGAAG GTGAAGCTGCTGGAGCTGCAGAAGCTGGTGTTGCCGCTCGTGTGCAACCACGAGGGGCATGACAAATTGCCCCCCGCTGCCCAGAACCGTGGTGATGAGCCCGCTCCAGGGGCCCCAGCCCCCCAGGAGCTTGGGGCTGCGGAGGAGCAGGGTG ATCTTTGTGAGGTGAGCCTGGCCCACAGCGTGGAGCCTGCAGcgggagaggccagggagggtCCTCCCCTTGGCAACCCCACCGCAGAGAAGATCGTGCAGCTGCTTCCTGTAATGCAGGACACCCAGGAGCACCCAGGCTTGGCCAGCAAACCCTGCGTCCCTTTCTTTTACCGGGCGGCGGCGAACAGGGAGATCAACATCGTCATCATCTGA
- the LOC139355399 gene encoding golgin subfamily A member 6C-like isoform X2: MLAPGPPFPTTHPPTPVQRNLVPAAVNPDVMIFLPTLFDVSELAAVFGQTCKSGPWGCRRKEAPGCESSRWTLALSGSEFLGKSVVLELWIHSSALRHCLWKPWDKLKEYQQRSSPGVPARAKMKKKTTGSSSETTTSGGCHSPGDSRYQELEVALDSSSATINQLNENIESLKQQKEQVEHQLEEEKKANNDIHKAQTEQLETINILTLEKADLKTTLYHTKRAARHFEEESKDLAGRLQSSLQRIQELERALSAVCTQQWEEDRSSSRSEAVLQRQLRQTIKERALLNAHVTQVTESMKQVQLQRDEYAQHIKGERARWQERMRKMSVEARTLKEEKMRDTYRIQELERTLSELKHQIAEPSSSAPPAGPSEVEQLQDEAKHLRKEVESLVEKLQFQVENNQALSLLSKEQKERLQEQEERLRQQEERRLWEQNERLREQEEWTLQEQESLREQKERLRDQGERLRKQEERLRKQEGRLGKQEERLRKQEERLQKQEERLRKQEERLRKQEERLTLSQNHKLDKQLAEPQCSFEDLNNQDKSALQLEQRVKELQEKLSEVKEMEHLEAASQWNQQLEAHLSLMALPGEGDEGGHLDSEEEEAPRPMPHIPEDLECQEAMSSFMDLPKEKADRKEQVERLELGFIQLSGATEGMRDYISEYESQGAVPNTRHQEKEDVMGLAQNEEMKVKLLELQKLVLPLVCNHEGHDKLPPAAQNRGDEPAPGAPAPQELGAAEEQGDLCEVSLAHSVEPAAGEAREGPPLGNPTAEKIVQLLPVMQDTQEHPGLASKPCVPFFYRAAANREINIVII; the protein is encoded by the exons ATGCTAGCCCCAGGGCCTCCCTTCCCTACTACTcatcccccaaccccag TGCAAAGGAACCTGGTGCCAGCCGCAGTCAACCCCGATGTGATGATCTTTCTGCCCACCCTCTTTGATGTCTCGGAGCTGGCCGCTGTCTTTGGCCAG ACCTGCAAGTCCGGTCCTTGGGGGTGTAGGAGGAAAGAAGCCCCTGGCTGTGAGTCCTCGAGATGGACCCTGGCCCTCTCTGGTTCTGAGTTCCTGGGAAAGTCAGTGGTGTTGGAACTCTGGATTCATTCCTCAGCGTTGAGGCACTGTCTGTGGAAACCGTGGGACAAG CTAAAAGAATATCAGCAGAGGAGCAGCCCTGGTGTTCCGGCAAGAgcgaagatgaaaaagaaaactactggcAGTAGCTCTGAGACAACCACTTCTGGTGGTTGCCACTCACCTGGGGAT AGCCGGTACCAAGAACTGGAAGTAGCCCTGGACTCAAGCTCCGCAACAATCAATCAACTCAATGAAAACATAGAATCATTG AAACAACAGAAGGAACAAGTGGAACATCAGCTGGAAGAA gaaaagaaagcaaacaatgaCATACACAAAGCACAGACGGAGCAGCTAGAG ACAATCAACATCCTCACATTGGAAAAGGCAGACTTGAAGACCACCCTTTACCATACTAAACGTGCCGCCAGACACTTCGAAG AAGAGTCCAAGGATCTGGCCGGCCGCCTGCAATCCTCCTTACAGCGTATTCAAGAATTGGAGCGGGCTCTCTCTGCTGTGTGTACACAGCAGTGGGAAGAGGACAGG TCCTCGAGCCGCAGTGAAGCAGTCCTCCAGCGGCAGTTACGGCAGACCATAAAGGAGCGGGCGCTGCTGAACGCACACGTGACACAG GTGACAGAGTCAATGAAACAAGTCCAGCTGCAGAGAGACGAATATGCCCAACATATAAAAGGAGAGAGGGCCCGGTGGCAGGAGAGGATGCGGAAAATGTCGGTGGAG GCTCGCACGTTGAAGGAGGAGAAGATGCGTGACACATATCGGATACAGGAGCTGGAGAGGACCTTGTCCGAACTCAAACACCAGATAG CTGAGCCCTCATCCTCGGCGCCCCCAGCAGGGCCCTCTGAGGTGGAGCAGCTACAAGATGAGGCCAAACACCTGAGGAAGGAGGTGGAGAGTTTGGTGGAAAAACTGCAATTCCAGGTGGAAAACAACCAGGCCTTGAGTCTCCTGAGCAAGGAGCAAAAGGAGAGGCttcaggagcaggaggagaggctccggcagcaggaggagaggaggctgtGGGAGCAAAATGAGAGGCTTCGGGAGCAGGAGGAGTGGACGCTGCAGGAGCAGGAGAGTCTGCGTGAGCAAAAGGAGAGGCTTAGGGATCAGGGTGAGAGGCTGCGAAAGCAGGAAGAGAGACTGCGAAAGCAGGAAGGGAGACTgggaaagcaggaagagagactgcgaaagcaggaggagaggcttcaaaagcaggaagagaggCTGCGAAAGCAGGAGGAGAGGCTACGAAAGCAGGAGGAGAGGCTCACGCTTTCCCAGAACCACAAGCTCGACAAGCAGCTGGCCGAGCCACAGTGCAGCTTCGAGGATCTG AACAACCAGGACAAGAGCGCTCTGCAGTTGGAGCAGCGAGTAAAGGAGCTGCAGGAGAAGCTGAGTGAGGTGAAGGAGATG GAGCACCTAGAAGCTGCCAGCCAGTGGAACCAACAGCTAGAGGCCCACTTGAGCCTCATGGCTCTCCCTGGAGAAG GAGATGAAGGAGGACATCTAGACAGCGAGGAGGAGGAGGCACCTCGGCCCATGCCACACATCCCAGAGGACCTGGAGTGCCAGGAGGCCATG AGCAGCTTTATGGACCTCCCAAAGGAGAAGGCGGACAGGAAGGAGCAGGTGGAAAGACTAGAGCTTGGATTCATCCAGCTCTCTGGAGCGACAGAGGGCATGA GAGACTACATCAGCGAATATGAGAGCCAGGGGGCAGTGCCAAACACTCGGCACCAGGAGAAGGAGGACGTCATGGGTCTGGCTCAGAACGAGGAGATGAAG GTGAAGCTGCTGGAGCTGCAGAAGCTGGTGTTGCCGCTCGTGTGCAACCACGAGGGGCATGACAAATTGCCCCCCGCTGCCCAGAACCGTGGTGATGAGCCCGCTCCAGGGGCCCCAGCCCCCCAGGAGCTTGGGGCTGCGGAGGAGCAGGGTG ATCTTTGTGAGGTGAGCCTGGCCCACAGCGTGGAGCCTGCAGcgggagaggccagggagggtCCTCCCCTTGGCAACCCCACCGCAGAGAAGATCGTGCAGCTGCTTCCTGTAATGCAGGACACCCAGGAGCACCCAGGCTTGGCCAGCAAACCCTGCGTCCCTTTCTTTTACCGGGCGGCGGCGAACAGGGAGATCAACATCGTCATCATCTGA